A window of Silurus meridionalis isolate SWU-2019-XX chromosome 4, ASM1480568v1, whole genome shotgun sequence contains these coding sequences:
- the hibadhb gene encoding 3-hydroxyisobutyrate dehydrogenase b translates to MAALLRGTRSLLGKWHNHVASLQVSRSMASKTQVGFIGLGNMGTPMAKNLIKHGYPVIATDVFPESCKALQELGAQILDTPADVADKADRIITMLPSSPNVTDVYTGPNGILKKVKKGSLLIDSSTIDPAVSKEMAVAAEKMGAVFMDAPVSGGVGAATSGKLTFMVGGVEEEFTAAKELLSCMGANVVYCGQVGTGQAAKICNNMLLAIGMIGTAETMNLGIRLGLDPKLLAKILNMSSGRCWSSDTYNPVPGVMEGVPSANNYQGGFGTTLMAKDLGLAQNTATNTKTPVPLGSLAHQIYRMMCARGYANKDFSSIFQFLREEEGQ, encoded by the exons ATGGCGGCTCTGTTAAGGGGCACTCGCAGTCTTTTAGGAAAATGGCACAACCATGTCGCCTCGTTGCAGG TCTCCAGATCCATGGCCTCCAAAACACAGGTGGGCTTTATTGGCCTGGGGAATATGGGAACCCCAATGGCCAAGAATCTGATCAAACATGGCTATCCTGTGATTGCTACAGATGTCTTCCCTGAGTCTTGCAAAGCGCTGCAGGAGCTGGGTGCACAA ATTTTGGACACGCCTGCAGATGTGGCAGACAAGGCAGACCGCATTATTACAATGCTACCGTCCAGTCCTAATGTTACTGACGTGTACACAGGCCCCAACGGCATTCTGAA GAAGGTGAAGAAAGGCTCTTTACTCATCGACTCCAGTACCATTGATCCAGCAGTATCCAAGGAAATGGCTGTTGCTGCTGAGAAAATGGGTGCTGTTTTTATGGATGCACCAGTATCTGGAG GTGTTGGAGCTGCCACTTCTGGTAAGCTGACCTTCATGGTgggaggagtggaggaggaaTTCACAGCAGCCAAGGAGTTATTAAGCTGCATGGGAGCCAATGTAGTGTACTGCGGTCAGGTTGGCACAGGACAG GCTGCAAAGATCTGTAACAACATGCTGCTGGCAATAGGAATGATTGGCACGGCTGAAACAATGAACTTAGGCATCAG GCTGGGGCTTGATCCCAAGCTACTGGCAAAAATACTTAACATGAGCTCAGGCCGCTGCTGGTCCAGTGATACCTATAATCCTGTTCCAGGAGTGATGGAGGGCGTGCCCTCAGCCAACAACTATCAAGGGGGCTTTGGAACAACATTAATGGCAAAG GATCTAGGACTTGCACAGAACACAGCAACAAACACCAAGACGCCGGTTCCACTGGGTTCATTGGCTCATCAGATCTATCGTATGATGTGTGCACGTGGGTATGCCAACAAGGACTTCTCCTCGATCTTCCAGTTCCTGCGTGAGGAGGAGGGCCAGTAG
- the hoxa13b gene encoding homeobox protein Hox-A13b isoform X1, with translation MTASLLLHSRWIEPVMFLCDSGCSDDVSKNMEGFAGGNFSANQCRNLVAHPTSLAPGAPFGSSEVPVSGVTEPVKQCSPCSAAQNSPGAASLPYGYFGSGYYPCRVSHHGAVKSCAQPAAYADKYMETSVSGEEFSSRAKEFTFYQGYSSGPYQPVPSYLDVPVVPALSSGPEPRHESILPVETYHQPWAITNSWNSPVYCPKEQTQSSHLWKSSLQDNVSGSDGASIRRGRKKRVPYTKVQLKELEREYAANKFITKDKRRRISAHTNLTERQVTIWFQNRRVKEKKVVNKFKSIT, from the exons ATGACAGCGTCTCTGCTCCTCCATTCCCGCTGGATTGAACCGGTGATGTTTCTCTGTGACAGCGGCTGCTCAGACGACGTGAGCAAGAACATGGAGGGTTTCGCAGGAGGCAATTTCTCCGCCAACCAGTGCCGGAATCTCGTGGCCCACCCGACTTCACTTGCTCCTGGTGCGCCCTTTGGATCGAGTGAAGTACCCGTGTCTGGCGTGACGGAACCTGTCAAGCAGTGCAGCCCGTGTTCGGCAGCGCAGAACTCCCCCGGTGCTGCTTCTTTGCCCTATGGATATTTCGGTAGTGGCTATTATCCGTGCCGAGTGTCACATCACGGCGCAGTGAAGTCTTGCGCGCAGCCTGCCGCTTACGCAGACAAGTACATGGAGACGTCTGTATCCGGAGAGGAGTTCTCGTCTCGAGCTAAGGAGTTCACTTTCTATCAAGGCTACTCGTCTGGACCTTACCAACCCGTGCCCAGTTATCTGGACGTGCCAGTCGTCCCAGCTTTAAGCTCAGGTCCGGAACCGAGACACGAGTCAATTTTGCCCGTGGAAACTTATCACCAGCCATGGGCTATCACGAACAGCTGGAACAGCCCTGTGTACTGCCCGAAGGAGCAGACCCAGTCCAGCCACCTCTGGAAATCTTCTCTTCAAG ACAATGTGTCAGGAAGTGATGGCGCTTCCATTCGCCGCGGGAGGAAGAAGCGCGTCCCCTATACCAAAGTCCAGCTCAAGGAATTGGAGCGCGAATATGCGGCAAATAAGTTCATCACGAAGGATAAACGGAGGCGGATATCTGCTCACACAAACCTGACAGAGCGCCAGGTCACCATCTGGTTTCAAAACAGAAGGGTAAAGGAGAAGAAGGTGGTCAACAAATTCAAGAGCATCACTTAA
- the hoxa13b gene encoding homeobox protein Hox-A13b isoform X2, with translation MEGFAGGNFSANQCRNLVAHPTSLAPGAPFGSSEVPVSGVTEPVKQCSPCSAAQNSPGAASLPYGYFGSGYYPCRVSHHGAVKSCAQPAAYADKYMETSVSGEEFSSRAKEFTFYQGYSSGPYQPVPSYLDVPVVPALSSGPEPRHESILPVETYHQPWAITNSWNSPVYCPKEQTQSSHLWKSSLQDNVSGSDGASIRRGRKKRVPYTKVQLKELEREYAANKFITKDKRRRISAHTNLTERQVTIWFQNRRVKEKKVVNKFKSIT, from the exons ATGGAGGGTTTCGCAGGAGGCAATTTCTCCGCCAACCAGTGCCGGAATCTCGTGGCCCACCCGACTTCACTTGCTCCTGGTGCGCCCTTTGGATCGAGTGAAGTACCCGTGTCTGGCGTGACGGAACCTGTCAAGCAGTGCAGCCCGTGTTCGGCAGCGCAGAACTCCCCCGGTGCTGCTTCTTTGCCCTATGGATATTTCGGTAGTGGCTATTATCCGTGCCGAGTGTCACATCACGGCGCAGTGAAGTCTTGCGCGCAGCCTGCCGCTTACGCAGACAAGTACATGGAGACGTCTGTATCCGGAGAGGAGTTCTCGTCTCGAGCTAAGGAGTTCACTTTCTATCAAGGCTACTCGTCTGGACCTTACCAACCCGTGCCCAGTTATCTGGACGTGCCAGTCGTCCCAGCTTTAAGCTCAGGTCCGGAACCGAGACACGAGTCAATTTTGCCCGTGGAAACTTATCACCAGCCATGGGCTATCACGAACAGCTGGAACAGCCCTGTGTACTGCCCGAAGGAGCAGACCCAGTCCAGCCACCTCTGGAAATCTTCTCTTCAAG ACAATGTGTCAGGAAGTGATGGCGCTTCCATTCGCCGCGGGAGGAAGAAGCGCGTCCCCTATACCAAAGTCCAGCTCAAGGAATTGGAGCGCGAATATGCGGCAAATAAGTTCATCACGAAGGATAAACGGAGGCGGATATCTGCTCACACAAACCTGACAGAGCGCCAGGTCACCATCTGGTTTCAAAACAGAAGGGTAAAGGAGAAGAAGGTGGTCAACAAATTCAAGAGCATCACTTAA